From Canis lupus dingo isolate Sandy chromosome 24, ASM325472v2, whole genome shotgun sequence, a single genomic window includes:
- the SPINT4 gene encoding kunitz-type protease inhibitor 4 — protein MKPPELGFLLGFFIFLLLTTPLMGGVAKLAEMICGDLKDPCKMDMKTGSCFEIHFRYFYNRTSKRCESFVFSGCDGNLNNYKLKIECDIACVKEYKIKDNKPRG, from the exons ATGAAGCCTCCTGAGTTGGGATTTCTTCTAGGGTTCTTCATCTTCCTCTTGCTGACTACCCCATTAATGGGTGGTGTTGCTAAACTTGCTGAAATGATATGTGGAGACCTCAAAG ATCCTTGCAAAATGGATATGAAAACTGGTAGCTGCTTTGAAATTCACTTTAGATATTTCTACAACCGAACCTCCAAAAGATGTGAAAGTTTTGTATTCTCTGGATGTGATGGCAACCTTAACAACTACAAGCTTAAAATAGAATGTGACATAGCCTGtgtcaaagaatacaaaataaa AGACAATAAGCCGAGAGGTTAG